A single genomic interval of Oryza sativa Japonica Group chromosome 7, ASM3414082v1 harbors:
- the LOC4343161 gene encoding ultraviolet-B receptor UVR8 gives MATGEKAPRAFSMEELPGHLIGEVLTSGRLAAGDLARLEATCRALRPLAEHAASRLCAARAAFAAMGPAARGELLERCGGSWKKVLRFLQSVEQSSGTVHTSSGNMQVATGRYHTLLVHDSSVYSCGSSLCGVLGHGPDTTQCAAFSRVPFPSLSRVVNISASHNHAAFVTELGEVFTCGDNSSLCCGHGEVGRTIFRPTEIKALKGISCKQVATGLSFTVILTTDGQVYTCGSNTHGQLGHGDTIDRATPKIVELFEGLAPVVQVAAGASYTFAVTDDGTVYSFGSCTNFCLGHGDQHDELRPRAIQSFKRRNIHVVRVSAGDEHAVALDALGYVYTWGRGYCGALGHGDENDKTSPELISSLKSQVAVQVCARKRKTFVLTDEGSVFAFGWMGFGSLGFPDRGSSDKVMRPRVLDSLRDHYVSQISTGLYHTVAVTNRGIVFGFGDNERAQLGQEYIRGCLKPTEIMFQKSMEEIVIAAPSG, from the exons ATGGCGACGGGGGAGAAGGCGCCGCGGGCTTTCTCGATGGAGGAGCTCCCCGGCCACCTCATCGGGGAGGTCCTGacctccggccgcctcgccgccggggaCCTCGCGCGGCTCGAGGCCACGTGCCGCGCGCTCCGCCCGCTCGCCGAGCACGCCGCCTCCAGGCTCTGCGCCGCGCGGGCGGCGTTCGCGGCCATGGGCCCCGCCGCGCGCGGGGAGCTCCTGGAGCGGTGCGGCGGCAGCTGGAAGAAGGTGCTCAGGTTCCTGCAGTCCGTCGAGCAGTCCTCCGGCACCGTCCACACCTCCTCCGGCAAC ATGCAAGTAGCGACAGGAAGATATCACACACTTTTGGTCCATGACTCTTCTGTCTATTCTTGTGGATCCAGTTTGTGTGGGGTGCTAGGTCATGGCCCAGATACAACCCAGTGTGCGGCATTCAGCAGGGTTCCCTTCCCATCACTTTCTCGTGTTGTCAACATCTCTGCCTCTCACAACCATGCAGCTTTTGTCACAGAGTTAGGGGAG GTCTTCACTTGTGGAGATAATTCATCATTATGCTGTGGTCACGGTGAGGTGGGGCGAACTATATTTCGACCAACCGAAATAAAGGCCCTAAAAGGAATTTCTTGCAAACAG GTTGCCACTGGTTTAAGTTTTACTGTCATTCTTACAACGGATGGGCAAGTATATACATGTGGAAGTAACACACATGGCCAGCTTGGTCATGGTGACACAATAGACAGGGCTACTCCAAAGATCGTTGAATTATTTGAAGGCCTTGCTCCGGTAGTGCAGGTTGCTGCTGGTGCCAGCTATACATTTGCTGTAACGGATGATGGAACAGTTTATTCCTTTGGCTCTTGTACCAACTTCTGCCTTGGACATGGAGATCAGCATGATGAACTTCGTCCACGTGCAATCCAGTCATTCAAGAGGAGGAATATTCATGTGGTTCGCGTGTCTGCTGGTGATGAGCATGCTGTAGCTCTTGATGCACTGGGTTAT GTTTATACATGGGGCAGAGGTTACTGTGGAGCATTAGGCCATGGTGATGAGAATGACAAAACTAGCCCAGAATTGATCAGCAGTTTGAAGAGTCAAGTTGCTGTGCAG GTCTGTGCAAGGAAAAGAAAGACATTTGTTCTTACTGATGAGGGCTCAGTTTTTGCATTCGGATGGATGGGCTTTGGGAGTTTAGGGTTTCCTGACCGAGGATCATCCGACAAAGTAATGAGGCCTCGAGTCCTCGATAGTCTGCGTGATCACTATGTTTCACAAATTAGCACTGGCCTGTACCACACTGTTGCAGTGACAAACAGAGGCATTGTATTTGGGTTTGGGGACAACGAGCGCGCACAACTTGGGCAGGAGTACATTCGTGGGTGCTTAAAACCTACAGAAATAATGTTCCAGAAGAGTATGGAAGAAATAGTAATTGCGGCACCCAGCGGGTAA
- the LOC107276595 gene encoding LOW QUALITY PROTEIN: F-box/FBD/LRR-repeat protein At1g13570-like (The sequence of the model RefSeq protein was modified relative to this genomic sequence to represent the inferred CDS: deleted 1 base in 1 codon), protein MGSSKKAKVKSRRAAKSDRLSSLPLEIKADILSRLNVQDAVRTNILSSVWRSTWTTIPEMLLCDCTYTSCQGSVTSAPPKFITLVDMALSLHRGPLHGITILGSKNYHDVFGRWMHKLSMKSPNSVTIKLTSASRYRIPSCFFSISDLEHLDIKNCIISLPQMFKGFEWLTTLDLENFSSTDSDIDNLISCCPELSVLVLKSFEGISCLNIRAPELEILEVDGKYEDFHLDAPNLETANVTLHKAQEYQSVPVVHGGKSYLKQALGSLSDIEKLVINGYFLTYLSKGCIMTKIPAVFDHLEMMLLEICFWDQREILPAVSLFQNAPILKKLELWSFPWDNDFGPMSLWDQDQTSIADLTLQMDHLVTVSVNDFLGLDYEVDFVGKLLSWAPVLEEVKINVDCTRAFSLGSKVLKKLLALPRVSDKAKIIVT, encoded by the exons ATGGGTAGCTCAAAGAAGGCCAAGGTGAAGTCTAGACGTGCCGCGAAGTCAGACAGATTGAGCAGTCTACCTCTAGAGATAAAAGCCGATATCCTCTCTCGTCTGAATGTTCAAGATGCTGTCAGAACTAACATCCTGTCAAGCGTTTGGAGGAGCACATGGACTACTATTCCAGAGATGTTGCTGTGTGATTGCACCTACACTTCCTGTCAAGGTTCAGTAACAAGTGCACCACCCAAGTTTATTACATTGGTCGATATGGCGTTATCACTCCACAGGGGACCTCTGCATGGGATTACAATTTTAGGGAGCAAAAATTACCACGACGTATTTGGTAGGTGGATGCACAAGCTGTCAATGAAGTCACCAAATTCAGTTACAATCAAATTGACCTCTGCGTCAAGGTATAGGATACCATCATGCTTCTTCTCCATCAGTGATTTGGAGCATCTGGACATAAAGAACTGCATCATCAGTTTGCCCCAAATGTTCAAAGGTTTTGAGTGGTTAACTACTTTGGACCTGGAAAATTTCTCCTCCACAGACAGTGACATTGATAATCTGATTTCCTGCTGCCCTGAGTTGTCTGTGCTGGTTTTGAAATCCTTTGAAGGCATCAGCTGTCTGAACATTCGAGCTCCTGAACTTGAAATTCTAGAGGTTGATGGGAAGTATGAAGACTTCCATTTGGATGCCCCTAATCTGGAGACTGCAAATGTCACTCTGCACAAAGCTCAAGAATACCAATCTGTTCCAGTTGTGCATGGTGGGAAAAGTTACCTCAAGCAGGCATTGGGAAGCCTAAGTGACATCGAAAAACTTGTCATCAACGGCTATTTCTTGACG TATCTATCAAAAGGGTGCATAATGACGAAGATCCCTGCTGTGTTTGATCACCTCGAGATGATGTTATTAGAGATATGCTTCTGGGACCAAAGGGAAATCCTG CCGGCCGTGTCATTGTTTCAGAATGCTCCTATCCTCAAAAAGCTTGAGCTATGG AGTTTCCCATGGGATAATGATTTTGGGCCAATGAGCTTGTGGGATCAAGATCAGACGAGCATTGCAGATCTAACCCTTCAAATGGACCACCTCGTAACTGTAAGCGTGAATGACTTCCTGGGTTTGGACTACGAAGTTGATTTTGTAGGAAAGCTACTGAGCTGGGCACCGGTTTTAGAGGAAGTGAAGATAAATGTGGATTGCACTAGGGCTTTTTCATTGGGCAGTAAAGTTCTTAAGAAGCTATTGGCTCTGCCGAGGGTGTCTGACAAGGCCAAGATCATTGTTACCTGA